The DNA window TTGAGGAATTTTTATTTTGGATAAAAAAAAGGGGACAATTTGTTAGAAAAGAAAAATATAAAAAACCTCCCATAGCGACTGCTAAATGCCCCAAAGTGACTAAAACCCGGGAACTAAAGGAGGTCGGTGATGCTCTTGGATTTGCAAAAGGCTTTTTCTTAGAAAGCAATGCAAGCAAGAAAAAAACCTAGAGCAGAGTCACCTCACTAGTCTTGGTAATATTATAATTCACTCGACCACCTCCTTTTGTGTGCTTACACCCTATAAGTCGCAATAAAAAAGTCAAGTCGTTTGTAAAATAAAATTCTCTAGCATTTTTTTTCCACCTTCCGTTGCAAATGATTCTGGGTGAAATTGAATACCTTCGATTGGGAAGTCATTGTGCCTTAGTCCCATAATTTCGATTCCAGCTTCTTTGGATGTTATTTGGGCAGTGATAGTAAGACATTTTGGAAGGGAATCATATTCTACAATCAGAGAATGATAACGCATAACCTCAATATCTTGCGGTAATCCCCGAAATACACCTAGTTCATCATGGGTAATAGTATTTGTTTTCCCGTGTTTAGGTAAATAAGCTCTGATTACTTTTCCACCATAATAGTGTGCAATACCTTGCATACCAAGGCATACTCCAAGAACAGGAACCGTTTTTCCTAAATCTAGTAATACATCAGCGCATACACCAAAGTATTCTCTATCTTTGGAATCTCCGGGACCTGGAGAAATAATAATTCTATCGTAATTTTCTTTTTTAATTTCATCGAGTGTTTTTTCATCATTTCGAACTACATGAAATACAAACGGTGTCTCTAAATTTTCTAAGATTTCTCCTACATACTGATAAAGATTGTAGGTAAAGGAATCGTAATTATCAATTAATAATACTTTCATATATTTTCCTATAATACCTTTCTGGAAATAAAAGAATTCAATACTTTTTCTTGGGCACCAAGTTTGTTTTTGATTTCTTGATACTCATTTGCGGGTAATGAATCGTAAACTATTCCACCAGATGCTTGGGTATATCCGTATTCTCCGGCTACAAATAGTGTTCGAATAGGAATTGCGAAAGTACAGTTTCCATTAAATCCAAAATGCCCAAGTGCTCCACCATAAGGTCCCCTTGGATTGTTTTCAATTCTTTGAATTATTTTCATGGATTCAATTTTGGGAGCACCGGATAACGTTCCGGCAGGAAAGGAAGAGGCTAGTCCCGAAAACATATCCTCTCCTTTTTTTATGATTCCAATTACTTCGCTTGATATATGTTGGATATGACTGTATTTTTTAATTTCCATTAACTTACGGACTTTTACGGTTCCAAATTTTGCAACTCTTCCTAAATCGTTTCTATGCAAATCGACTAACATATTATGTTCTGCGATTTCCTTTGGATCATTCAGAAGAGTTCTAGCAAGTTGAATGTCTTCGTCTGCGGATAATCCTCGTTTAATGGATCCGGCAAGTGGAAACGTTTCCATTTCCCCATTTCGTAATCTAAAAAGCAATTCAGGGCTGGCTCCGATAATTTTTTTATCACCGAATTTTAAATAATACATATGCGGGGAAGGGTTTACTTGTCTTAACTCACTATAAATGGGAAGAGTGTCACCGATGATTTTATATTCGGCTTTTAATCCAATTTGGCATTGAAATGTATTGCCTGCTTTTACTTCTTCTAAAACTTCCGTTACTTTTGTTTTATGTTCCTCTTCTGAAAAAGTATAACGAATAAATTCGATGTTAGTTTTGTAAGACTTTTCGCTGATGTTTGGTTGTTTAA is part of the Leptospiraceae bacterium genome and encodes:
- a CDS encoding aminodeoxychorismate/anthranilate synthase component II, whose product is MKVLLIDNYDSFTYNLYQYVGEILENLETPFVFHVVRNDEKTLDEIKKENYDRIIISPGPGDSKDREYFGVCADVLLDLGKTVPVLGVCLGMQGIAHYYGGKVIRAYLPKHGKTNTITHDELGVFRGLPQDIEVMRYHSLIVEYDSLPKCLTITAQITSKEAGIEIMGLRHNDFPIEGIQFHPESFATEGGKKMLENFILQTT
- a CDS encoding anthranilate synthase component I family protein; this translates as MSIPKIQLPRKATYTRLEENVQFFELFQKIERQFSNCFLLESMDKESYDSRYSILGFDPEHIVYGKEKSLFIDDKEYPCENPYYALREVIPTDVLSVNYAGGLVGFICYEGMNYFEPSLHLNTHRDFPNFQFGIYLDGVILDKMTGEIFYFYYEKNRIEQIKQIIKQPNISEKSYKTNIEFIRYTFSEEEHKTKVTEVLEEVKAGNTFQCQIGLKAEYKIIGDTLPIYSELRQVNPSPHMYYLKFGDKKIIGASPELLFRLRNGEMETFPLAGSIKRGLSADEDIQLARTLLNDPKEIAEHNMLVDLHRNDLGRVAKFGTVKVRKLMEIKKYSHIQHISSEVIGIIKKGEDMFSGLASSFPAGTLSGAPKIESMKIIQRIENNPRGPYGGALGHFGFNGNCTFAIPIRTLFVAGEYGYTQASGGIVYDSLPANEYQEIKNKLGAQEKVLNSFISRKVL